From the genome of Lutzomyia longipalpis isolate SR_M1_2022 chromosome 2, ASM2433408v1, one region includes:
- the LOC129791437 gene encoding A-kinase anchor protein 1, mitochondrial, with amino-acid sequence MVAIRPIVVLSTLTLLLGLTWFRRKKRINSDTGEKSSDSGAISDEGGSKHEDLVTLRNLNSRPAQSASVCIANGNTHITPSKLAKSAPIDIVPNGRSPPLAIGRKSVGAVDNNPNKIDADVLNAKIRDSELKTLASIEEQEDLDLGSPIDLPGSFERRPFNFHKTIVNVAEEEPVVIKATMIAKVSPKDDFLEPPKYVNTEEMMTATKKSPEVAAGSSSSCATTCRQMPMENGGKHDEGQDGQNHPPPPISSPPLSLCSNHSLDSGKGSSPPYSEGAPANCCEFLLPAVMIGQMIGRKGSVIQHLKKTTGATVVIRRHPDTTKFKICVVEGTEAEIDKALTEIRRMFPLERYPKFTMEKIQYSLPSPMQSMDPAFINLQLIEGINNDVVVSSILDGGHIFVQQPLHPSYPSLNNLNQLMYQNYSSNQSPMLENPTENSVCVACVQNMWYRVVVLTYNDETKMTLVKYLDYGGFGSHQSADLRQIRHDFMNVPFQAIECTLSNIKPTGAEWSPMAAEVLQSLTTGMVLQAQVAGYTPEGLPEVYLYANYGPDNIVFLNRELVARGLAEWVEEDTVA; translated from the exons ATGGTAGCTATTCGACCAATAGTTGTTCTGTCTACGCTGACACTTTTGCTCGGTTTAACGTGGTTCCGGCGCAAAAAACGCATAAACTCTGACACAGGTGAAAAATCATCTGATTCGGGTGCAATCTCAGATGAGGGTGGTAGTAAGCACGAGGATTTGGTGACGTTGCGCAATTTAAATTCGCGACCGGCACAGAGTGCATCTGTTTGCATTGCTAACGGCAACACCCACATTACCCCGTCAAAATTAGCCAAATCGGCACCAATTGATATTGTACCGAACGGTAGGAGTCCCCCATTGGCGATTGGGCGCAAGAGTGTGGGGGCTGTTGATAATAATCCCAATAAGATTGATGCTGATGTACTCAATGCAAAGATAAGGGATAGTGAATTGAAGACATTGGCATCCATTGAGGAGCAGGAGGATCTCGATTTGGGGTCACCAATTGATTTACCGGGGTCATTTGAACGGAGAccctttaattttcacaaaaccaTCGTGAATGTGGCTGAGGAGGAGCCAGTTGTCATTAAAGCGACAATGATTGCAAAAGTATCGCCCAAAGACGATTTTCTTGAGCCACCAAAGTATGTTAATACAGAAGAAATGATGACGGCAACAAAGAAGAGTCCCGAAGTTGCAGCCGGGTCATCGTCGTCATGTGCAACGACATGCCGGCAAATGCCAATGGAGAATGGGGGGAAGCACGATGAGGGGCAGGATGGGCAGAATCATCCACCACCACCAATCTCAAGTCCACCGTTAAGTTTGTGCAGCAATCACTCTCTGGACTCGGGTAAGGGGTCCAGCCCACCGTATTCCGAGGGTGCCCCAGCAAATTGCTGTGAATTCCTCCTGCCAGCCGTAATGATTGGGCAGATGATTGGGCGCAAGGGGTCGGTTATACAGCATTTGAAGAAGACTACTGGTGCCACTGTGGTGATTCGACGTCATCCCGATACGACAAAGTTCAAAATTTGCGTCGTTGAGGGAACTGAGGCTGAAATTGATAAAGCACTTACGGAAATAAGGAGGATGTTTCCACTGGAGAGGTATCCTAAATTCAcaatggagaaaattcaatattctctCCCAAGTCCAATGCAATCGATGGATCCGGCATTCATTAAT TTGCAACTAATTGAGGGGATTAACAATGACGTGGTTGTCAGCTCAATCCTCGATGGGGGTCACATTTTTGTGCAGCAACCCCTTCATCCGTCGTATCCATCGTTGAATAATCTGAATCAGCTGATGTATcagaattattcgtcaaatcAATCACCAATGTTGGAGAATCCCACGGAGAATTCCGTGTGCGTTGCATGCGTGCAGAATATGTGGTACCGCGTGGTGGTGCTCACGTACAATGATGAAACCAAAATGACTCTAGTAAAATACTTGGACTATGGCGGTTTCGGTAGTCACCAATCTGCGGATTTGCGACAAATTCGCCATGACTTCATGAATGTCCCATTTCAAGCGATCGAGTGCACGCTGTCAAACATCAAGCCAACCG GCGCGGAATGGTCTCCAATGGCAGCTGAAGTCCTGCAAAGTCTCACAACTGGTATGGTTCTCCAGGCTCAAGTTGCAGGTTATACACCTGAAGGCCTTCCAGAGGTCTACCTCTATGCCAATTATGGCCCAGAT AACATTGTGTTTCTAAATCGGGAACTAGTTGCTCGTGGTTTGGCGGAATGGGTTGAGGAGGATACGGTGGCGTAA